The genomic interval TAGCGCCCGGCGGGCATCGAGATATGGTGACCGGGCAATTAAGTAGGTCCATGCGGGTCTGCGATTTTTGACGAACAGTCCAAACTGTTGAGCGATAATCTGGGCACGCCTCCGGGTAAGCTGCGTCTCAAGAAATCCGTGGACTTCGCTGGTGCGAAAAAGTTCACGGGTCATCTCGTTCAGAACTTCGTCATATTTGGTTGCTAAACTCATACTACCTTTCCTGTATCAGCGGTAAAGCGACGCAATGAATCCATCTCGTTCCATTTCGTCGACAAAGCGCATGTCAATGACTTGCTCGAACGACAATTTTCCAGCCTGAGGGTTAAGGGTTCTTATGCCGTCGGACAATAGAGTGAATGCCCTGTTGGAGATCCGCTGCGACCGCGGAAGTTTTTCCGCGAAAAAATCATAAGTCGCTTTGACCACTTCAGCATCCTCAATGCGCAGATACTTGCGCAGGATCGCTTGGGTCTCCTTCGGGTTGCGCTTGAAAAACGCTATCGCTTCGGTCCAAGCCTGCACGAAGCGTTTGACCTCACCGAAGTTGCTTTGGATTCGCGCACGCGTCGTAATCACAGAACTGTTGGGGTAATCGCCAAATTCGCGCACGTCCAATAATACTGAGAGACCATCCTTTTCCGCTCTAAACAAACTTGGCGGTGAAAGTACCGTGGCAGTCATCCCGCCCGGGATACTCAGCGACTGAACGCGCTGCGCCGTGTTTCCGGCAACGATGACCGTCATGTCTCGCTCCGCGAGTCCGAGTTTTTCGAGCGCGAGACGAACTGAAAGATGATTGTTGCCGCCGTACGCGGCCACCCCGACAGTTCCTCCCTTCAGTTGTCTTGGGTCGCGTATTTCCTTTCGCGCGACAAACTTGTAGGAAAATCCGAACTCCGAGGTCCCCAGAACCACCAAACCGCCGCCTTGGGCATTCGCCGTCATTACGCTCTGAAGTGCGGTTTGCGCATACTGAAAGCTGCCAGCGATCAACCCCACCGTGCTCTGAGCACCGCGGGTTAACACGGTCTCAATATCGAAGCCGTATTTTTTGCCGATCGGGGTGGACTCTAAAATCCATATGGGGAGATTAAACCCGGCGGTCCCGTCATAGGATGCCTGAATCTTGGTAAGAGTCTGAGCGTGACCAACGACTGGGACGAGCAACCAAGCGAGTCCCACAATAAATTGCGCCGCTGTCGCCAAAGTGAAAAAGTTCACTGCACCTCCGCTGCTCGCACAACTGCTGCTCCGCAAGCACTCAGTTACTCAACCTAGGTAGTCGAGTCAATAGACAATAGCTTGAGCTTGGCTAGCCCGAGAGTCCGTGTAGGAATTTCAAACGCGCTTTTCTATGACCCAGAGCCATAGCGCAGGACCGCAAGAGATGTCAATTCGGTTTATGCCGGAGAGTTAGTCAAGTCAGTCTAAGGATGTCCCTCTTGTGGGTCCTCGGATTGGCCGCCGAGCCGAAGCGCTGGATCAGCGTGACTATGCCGGTGTCGGCTCGGCTAACAGTCGCCTAGCGGCGCCGCTTTCCCTCACTGAGCAGTTTTTGTGCCTCTTCTTCCGGCAACGCTTCGATCTCGCTAAATAGCCGATCGAGATCCTTGGCTGCGGCTTCGTGCTCGGAACCTATGACCGCGGCCAACTCGCCAACGGTTGGATACTCGAACATGCGCTGGCGCGCGGCTCTGGGATGGACGCTATGGCTTGGCTCGGCAGGCTTTGCAAGCTCACCACTTTCCGCCCAGCGCGTGGGCCGAGCGCAATACGATAAGTGCACGAGGCGACTTGCAGAGTCTTGAGCGCTCCGTCGGTCTCGGTTTCGGCGAGATAGGTCTGGTCTGGTTCTTCGATGAGAGCGCCCAAGCGCGTCAGTAAGCGCATGACGCGCTGGGTAATCTTGGCGAGTAGACCTTCAAGCTCTTCCACTGCGGGAGGTGCCGCCTCGTGGAAGACTGCTGCACCATAAATTTATTCACCCTTTTTGCCCTCCGATTAAACGCGCCGCTCGAACAAGTTCCGTGGGGCTCCAAGGGTCGAAAGCCGCCAAACACCTGGAACCGCTGGAGCCCTTGGCACCCTTGGAACATGGGCCGTCAGGCGCACCGCGCTACGGAATAAACATCACATCGATCACCTTCATCGCCTCTTTCGGAAAGATGCCCATCTCGGTGCTTTCGCGCAGATAGCGCTTCTCGATATCGAGATTGGCTTTGTCCGGCCAGGGGAAGTTGGGCGGCAGGAAGAACTCCTTGCTGCGGAACCAACCAAGCTTCAACTCCTCCGGCGATTCCAGACCGAAGAGGCGCTTGGCGTTCTTCATGAAATGGGCTTCGTCGGCTTGCACGCCGTTGATCATCTCCTGCCAGGCGGCGCGCAACTTGGGAATCAGCGGCTTATTCTGCGCCGCCCAGGTGTCCACCGTACCGAGCCAGCCGAGCATTTTCACTTTGGTCTTGAGAATCCGGTTCATCTCGTCGCGCGGCGTGAGTAGGACTCGGTACTTGCCGGTGGCGAGCAGCTTCGACGCGTGGGCTTCCCAACTGTAGCCGGCTTCCACTTCGCCGCGCTCCAGCGTCGCGCTGATGCCGGCGGCGCCGAGTTTCTTCAATTGAAAAAACTTTTCGATCTGGATGCCCTCTTTGCGCATCATGTAATCGAACTGGTTGTACGCCGAGGTGATTTCGGGCGGCAGCGCAAAGGGTTTGCCCTGCAAGTCCTTAAGAGTTTTGTACGGCGCATCCCGGCGCACGAGAATCGAATTGTGCGGCGTCTGATAGGGTTGGATCAGCCTGAGCTTGATATCGCTTAGATTCGCCCGCACAGCCGACTCGGCGGTGGCAATGCCCAGCGGCACGGTGCCGAGGGCCACGAGCTTCTCCGATTCGGCCAGCGCCGCCCAGCGCGGCTTCATGACGAAGCCATGCTTGCGGTCGATGCCCTTGTCGACGACATATTGGCCGCCCAGGCCGAACATGCCGTCTTCCGGCAGCGCCACTTCCACTATGGGCAGCTCCGCCTGACCGGCGCGCGCCACGCCGTGCGCCCCCAGAGCCAAAAAAACAACCAGCGCGAAGAAGAATCGACTCATGACATCACCTCGTTTCCTTCCATGAGTTGGAGAACCGTGTTGAGCAGTTTTTTCTTGAACTGAATAAACTCCGCGTCGTCGACATCGCGCTGGCCCGGCGCCATCGGATTGTCGAAGATCTCGACGATACGCGCCGGGCGCGCGCGCAGTATAACGATGCGGTCGCCCATGTAAGCCGCTTCCTCGACATCGTGGGTGACCATCACCGTGGTCTGCTTGAGTTTGGCGCAGATCGCCAGCGATTCTTCACGCAGCCGGCGTGCGGTCAATTGATCGAGCTTGCTAAACGGCTCGTCCATCAAGAGAACTTCCGGCTCGATCACCAAGCCGCGCGCCAGACCAACGCGCTGGCGCATGCCGCCGGAGAGATAAAGCGGAAACTGATTGCGGAACTCAGCCAAACCGACGAGATCGAGATATTTACTGAGCCGCTCCGGCCACTCGGCCTGGGGAATCTGCATTCCTTTCAACGCGAAGCTCAAGTTCTGCTCGACGGTTTTCCAGTTGAGCAGCCGGGCGTCTTGGAACACGTAACCAAGCCGGGCATCGCCCGTGGAAGCTTTGCCCTTGCCGATCACGTCCACCAGGCCGCCGTCGAGTTTTTCCAGTCCGGAAATGGCATTGAGCAGCGTCGATTTGCCGCAACCGGACGGACCGAGCAGGCAAGTGATGCCGAATTCCTTGGTATCGAATGAAACCCGGTCGAGCACGAGCATGTCCGACCCGTCTTCGCGGGAGAAATACTTGACCGCATTGTCGACATGCACGTAGGCCATGGTTATCGGGATCCCTTTCAGCACCAAGGCACGAAGGACACGAAGTTAGGAAAAAGACTTTTTAATTGGCTCTCTCGTCTTTTCTTCTCTTCGTGCCTTCGTGCCTCCTTGGTGGTGAAACGTTCCTTTCCGAACTTTGCGCCCTCTGCGTCCCTTCGACTTCGCTCAGGGCAGGCTTTGCGCGAGTGACTCCGATTATCTTCGCC from Deltaproteobacteria bacterium carries:
- a CDS encoding ABC transporter substrate-binding protein — translated: MRSSSCASSGGAVNFFTLATAAQFIVGLAWLLVPVVGHAQTLTKIQASYDGTAGFNLPIWILESTPIGKKYGFDIETVLTRGAQSTVGLIAGSFQYAQTALQSVMTANAQGGGLVVLGTSEFGFSYKFVARKEIRDPRQLKGGTVGVAAYGGNNHLSVRLALEKLGLAERDMTVIVAGNTAQRVQSLSIPGGMTATVLSPPSLFRAEKDGLSVLLDVREFGDYPNSSVITTRARIQSNFGEVKRFVQAWTEAIAFFKRNPKETQAILRKYLRIEDAEVVKATYDFFAEKLPRSQRISNRAFTLLSDGIRTLNPQAGKLSFEQVIDMRFVDEMERDGFIASLYR
- a CDS encoding ABC transporter substrate-binding protein, with protein sequence MSRFFFALVVFLALGAHGVARAGQAELPIVEVALPEDGMFGLGGQYVVDKGIDRKHGFVMKPRWAALAESEKLVALGTVPLGIATAESAVRANLSDIKLRLIQPYQTPHNSILVRRDAPYKTLKDLQGKPFALPPEITSAYNQFDYMMRKEGIQIEKFFQLKKLGAAGISATLERGEVEAGYSWEAHASKLLATGKYRVLLTPRDEMNRILKTKVKMLGWLGTVDTWAAQNKPLIPKLRAAWQEMINGVQADEAHFMKNAKRLFGLESPEELKLGWFRSKEFFLPPNFPWPDKANLDIEKRYLRESTEMGIFPKEAMKVIDVMFIP
- a CDS encoding ABC transporter ATP-binding protein; protein product: MAYVHVDNAVKYFSREDGSDMLVLDRVSFDTKEFGITCLLGPSGCGKSTLLNAISGLEKLDGGLVDVIGKGKASTGDARLGYVFQDARLLNWKTVEQNLSFALKGMQIPQAEWPERLSKYLDLVGLAEFRNQFPLYLSGGMRQRVGLARGLVIEPEVLLMDEPFSKLDQLTARRLREESLAICAKLKQTTVMVTHDVEEAAYMGDRIVILRARPARIVEIFDNPMAPGQRDVDDAEFIQFKKKLLNTVLQLMEGNEVMS